From one Acidobacteriota bacterium genomic stretch:
- a CDS encoding DUF2911 domain-containing protein yields the protein MNARHFLFTLLLGGLVLTFVAACGGGGEAPEPEAMESEGADMDAEAADAGAMEMLGGGHVTPVHEGAGGSPHVSVHWSVDGGNITIDYGRPYIKGRVVGETVEPMADSVWRLGADEATTLTSDRELMLGDATIPAGEYTLWTMQAGDEFHLIVNSEAGQWGTAYNAEHDLEHIPMTVGALDPPAEQLVISIEDGNLGFDWGTLTASVPLMVH from the coding sequence ATGAACGCTCGTCACTTTCTTTTCACCCTCTTGCTCGGCGGCCTGGTCCTGACGTTCGTCGCCGCCTGCGGCGGCGGCGGTGAAGCGCCGGAACCCGAGGCAATGGAATCCGAAGGCGCGGACATGGACGCCGAAGCGGCGGATGCGGGCGCCATGGAGATGCTCGGCGGCGGCCACGTGACGCCCGTCCACGAAGGCGCCGGCGGCAGCCCCCACGTCAGCGTCCACTGGAGCGTCGACGGCGGCAACATCACCATCGACTATGGCCGGCCGTACATCAAGGGCCGTGTCGTCGGCGAGACGGTCGAGCCGATGGCCGACTCGGTCTGGCGCCTCGGCGCGGACGAGGCCACCACGCTGACCTCCGACCGCGAACTGATGCTCGGCGACGCGACCATCCCGGCCGGCGAGTACACGCTCTGGACCATGCAGGCCGGCGACGAATTCCACCTGATCGTCAACAGCGAGGCCGGCCAGTGGGGCACCGCGTACAACGCCGAACACGACCTCGAGCACATCCCCATGACCGTCGGCGCGCTCGACCCGCCGGCCGAGCAGCTCGTCATCTCGATCGAGGACGGCAACCTCGGTTTCGACTGGGGGACGCTGACCGCCAGCGTGCCGCTGATGGTGCACTGA
- the rocF gene encoding arginase, with protein sequence MSAVHVIGVPLDLGASRRGVDMGPSALRIAGLGDRIARLGYTVTDRGNLIAPVRETIQPGEAGRKYIGAIAGVCRRLFETADASHAAGAIPLVLGGDHSLSAGSAAATAAAARRQGRHLGLLWIDAHGDMNTPDTSPSGNVHGMPLAALLGPEPGELSAIGGASPAIEAARTVLIGVRNLDPAERERVIASGVHVFTMKDIDRLGMATVAERALELTGRDTDRLHVSFDLDVCDPGIAPGVGTAVKGGLSYREAHLVMETVADSGRLRGLDLVELNPTLDHRNATAELGVELALSALGQRIL encoded by the coding sequence ATGAGCGCCGTGCACGTCATCGGCGTGCCCCTCGACCTCGGGGCCTCGCGCCGCGGGGTCGACATGGGGCCGTCCGCGCTGCGCATCGCCGGCCTCGGCGACCGCATCGCCCGGCTCGGCTACACGGTCACGGATCGGGGCAACCTGATCGCGCCGGTCCGGGAAACCATCCAGCCCGGAGAGGCGGGCAGGAAGTACATCGGCGCCATCGCCGGCGTCTGCCGCCGGCTGTTCGAAACGGCCGACGCATCGCACGCGGCGGGCGCGATCCCCTTGGTCCTCGGCGGCGATCACAGCCTGTCCGCCGGCTCCGCCGCCGCCACCGCCGCCGCCGCCCGGCGGCAGGGACGACACCTCGGCCTGCTCTGGATCGACGCGCACGGCGACATGAACACGCCCGACACCAGCCCCAGCGGCAACGTCCACGGCATGCCGCTCGCCGCGCTGCTCGGACCGGAGCCCGGCGAGCTGTCCGCCATCGGCGGGGCGTCCCCCGCGATCGAGGCCGCCCGCACCGTCCTCATCGGCGTCCGCAACCTCGACCCCGCCGAGCGCGAGCGGGTGATCGCATCCGGCGTCCACGTCTTCACGATGAAGGACATCGACCGCCTCGGCATGGCCACCGTCGCCGAGCGGGCCCTCGAGCTGACCGGCCGCGACACGGACCGCCTGCACGTCTCCTTCGATCTGGACGTCTGCGATCCCGGCATCGCTCCCGGGGTCGGCACGGCCGTCAAGGGCGGCCTCAGCTACCGCGAGGCCCACCTCGTCATGGAGACCGTCGCCGACAGCGGGCGGCTCCGGGGCCTCGACCTGGTCGAGCTGAATCCCACGCTCGACCACCGCAACGCCACCGCCGAGCTCGGCGTCGAGCTCGCGCTCTCGGCCCTCGGGCAGCGGATTCTGTAG